The sequence NNNNNNNNNNNNNNNNNNNNNNNNNNNNNNNNNNNNNNNNNNNNNNNNNNNNNNNNNNNNNNNNNNNNNNNNNNNNNNNNNNNNNNNNNNNNNNNNNNNNNNNNNNNNNNNNNNNNAGACCTTTGATGGCACTGTTTTTCTTTACTTTTATTTCTCTCAAAACATCAGAAGCAGTAATGTAAATATTCATTTTGTTTCAGCGCTCGTGCCAAACATCACGCGCTCCACGCACAATGTAGAGGTGCCGTTTGTGAAGACCTTCACATACAGCGTGTTGGATATCCAGCCCAACGAAGATCCCTCTCTTCCATCTCATTTGTCGCTGATGGACGATGAGGGCGAGAGCCGCGAGGATCTCGATATGCCCCCGGACGTGGCCCTGGCAACTCAAATCAAGGAGCAGTTCGACTCCGGCAAGGAGGTGCTAGTTGTGGTTGTGTCTGCAATGGGCACtgagcaggtgctgcagacgAAGAATGCTGCGGAGAAGTAGACCTTTGATGGCACTGTTTTTCTTTACTTTTATTTCTCTCAAAACATCAGAAGCAGTAATGTAAATATTCATTTTGTTTCAGCGCTCGTGCCAAACATCACGCGCTTGTTCAAGAGGCTATGCGAAGTGATCAttgccgtttttttttcctcagCGTAAGCGGTGCATATGCTCAAAATGCATGTGCTTGTGGAAAATCAAGGCAACTTCGCATCTCCTGTTGAGAGTTCTAGTCCAGCAATCTATCCATggccttttcttctttgggATACTTTTATCGCGATGCTTTGCGCTTCGTCTCTACCCCTTCTGTATCCTACAAAAATATCATAACGCCGATTATGTGctcgatgcgctgcttcgAACAGCTCTGTTTTCTTCATTTAACACGATGTCTGACGAGGACCATGACTTTTCGCAccagggaggcggcgacaaCGCGTCAAAGACGTATCCCTTGCCCGCTGGCGCCCTGAAGAAGGGTGGCTACGTGTGCATCAACGGCCGTCCGTGCAAGGTGATCGACCTGTCCGTGTCGAAGACCGGCAAGCACGGTCACGCTAAGGTGAGCATTGTTGCGACCGACATTTTCACTGGAAACCGCCTTGAGGATCAGGCCCCGTCCACGCACAATGTAGAGGTGCCGTTTGTGAAGACCTTCACATACAGCGTGTTGGATATCCAGCCCAACGAAGATCCCTCTCTTCCATCTCATTTGTCGCTGATGGACGATGAGGGCGAGAGCCGCGAGGATCTCGATATGCCCCCGGACGTGGCCCTGGCAACTCAAATCAAGGAGCAGTTCGACTCCGGCAAGGAGGTGCTAGTTGTGGTTGTGTCTGCAATGGGCACtgagcaggtgctgcagacgAAGAATGCTGCGGAGAAGTAGACCTTTGATGGCACTGTTTTTCTTTACTTTTATTTCTCTCAAAACATCAGAAGCAGTAATGTAAATATTCATTTTGTTTCAGCGCTCGTGCCAAACATCACGCGCTTGTTCAAGAGGCTATGCGAAGTGATCAttgccgtttttttttcctcagCGTAAGCGGTGCATATGCTCAAAATGCATGTGCTTGTGGAAAATCAAGGCAACTTCGCATCTCCTGTTGAGAGTTCTAGTCCAGCAATCTATCCATggccttttcttctttgggATACTTTTATCGCGATGCTTTGCGCTTCGTCTCTACCCCTTCTGTATCCTACAAAAATATCATAACGCCGATTNNNNNNNNNNNNNNNNNNNNNNNNNNNNNNNNNNNNNNNNNNNNNNNNNNNNNNNNNNNNNNNNNNNNNNNNNNNNNNNNNNNNNNNNNNNNNNNNNNNGATCGGTCGGGGTAGTGTGGAGCTGAGCACGTGTTCTGTGGCGGAATGGGCACGTTGAGAGGGGGGGAAAGCTGATTTGCAGGTAAAGTGAAAGGAcgaaagaaacaaaaaagaaatcagatttttttttctttgtcaCTCAGGTAAACACGTACAGACATTGGAGCATGCCTGAACACGGCTTCTGGCAACAGGTAATTATCCTGTATCGATTTTTTTCCCGGTCGAGGAGTATGGGCTTTACCTTGCCtcgttcgtgtgtgtgtcgccaGATGCTGCACTGTGAGGAAGCTGTTCGGCACGTGATTACGCATGAGCAAATGTCTTGcaggaaagagaaggcgtGAGCTCGTTTTTCCCACGCTGAGGCAAGATTTATCAATGACGTTTCGAATGCCTGCAGATTGTTCGAAAGTGgtgctgccgatgctgccgtGAAGCGGCTGGGATGATGGCAGCCACAGCCTTGAAAAACGAGGCAACAACGATCTAGAAAGGTGCACACGAGGCTGACTTGGCTTAGAATTTGGAGACGAATGCGTTTTAGTTGACGCCAGTTTTGGTAATGCGACTAGTCCTCTTTTCTGGCTCTTTTTTCTCTGAATTGCGGGCTGGTGACAAATCAATCCAGCGTGTCGTTTTCGGCTGCGTTAGTGTTCCACACACGTGATAATCGTAGCGCACGCTGCCTGGTAGCTCGATGCAATTACGACAAGTGTTTTCTGCTCTCGTGGCTcgccaacacacacacacgcacacacacacacacacaaggtCGTTTCCTTTTGCACATGTGGGGCACCAGCGGTGCCTGTGATTTACTTTTCTGTGAACTGAAGCTCTTCGTGAGGGGAGACGCAAACGGCCGGTGACCTCAGAGCTAACGTACACAAGCTGCAAGCACCGTCTCCTGGAGACACTCAAAAACGCTGTTGTTTTCGTAGCACACCCTATTatctctgccgccgcagaaGGCTATAACTGCCTTTGTGCTTTCTCCTTCAGGTAATAATGTCGAACTTCGCCAAACATCCCGATCTTACGCTAAACGAGCGGCTGGTTTGGCGGCCAGCGAAGGGCAAGGAGCATGTCTACAACTACATTGTGCAAAAGTCTCCGACGGCCAGGGCACGATGTCGGAAGTGCTCGCAGCTGATCCCGAAGGGGGAGATGCGAGTAGGTGTGCCCATTCGCCACAACGCAGGCGATAATGGGTGGATCTCTGCGTGGCAGCACCTTGGCTGCACCCGCATGGAGAGAAGTGAGTCAGAGGACTACAAAAACACCATGCATGGGTTTGCGGCATTGAAGCCAGAGGAACAAGCGCATGTGGTAAATGAGGTCAATTCTACGGAGGTGCCAGAGCATCTCAAGCCGCTGGACCCGGAGGACTTGGTGCACCGAGGTAAGATGGAGCAAATGACACCAccgtcgacgctgctgcggcacctgtT is a genomic window of Leishmania donovani BPK282A1 complete genome, chromosome 25 containing:
- a CDS encoding eukaryotic initiation factor 5a, putative, whose protein sequence is MSDEDHDFSHQGGGDNASKTYPLPAGALKKGGYVCINGRPCKVIDLSVSKTGKHGHAKVSIVATDIFTGNRLEDQAPSTHNVEVPFVKTFTYSVLDIQPNEDPSLPSHLSLMDDEGESREDLDMPPDVALATQIKEQFDSGKEVLVVVVSAMGTEQVLQTKNAAEK
- a CDS encoding eukaryotic initiation factor 5a, putative produces the protein MRSDHCRFFFLSVSGAYAQNACACGKSRQLRISC